The Apium graveolens cultivar Ventura chromosome 6, ASM990537v1, whole genome shotgun sequence genome contains a region encoding:
- the LOC141667546 gene encoding DNA (cytosine-5)-methyltransferase DRM2-like isoform X3, with amino-acid sequence MVHFKFHTYISTCMYVFVVGLLSLPPSLYLSIYLSLPLSLYLSLYLSLSLSPISLPPLSPQICYLSVINFEFVKQASNGDSEESRISGSKISDRFLEMGYPSRVVFQAIEEYGKDDEEAILNAILTYLALENLPDEENHISNDPHVSDSAIIDTEDLSDVNSVLESQGQNKYIETMNLLEDMGFQYDEAFTAINKCDFQVRLNDVGQPRNGKKQKLAIEEWWTNSGKHMQLMTGFGVPNDGIKTAHREIPAAGKGPPYFYYENMACTPKGVWEKMSRFLYKIEPEFVDSMHFSAAARKRGYIHNLPIDGRFAILPIPPSTIQEVLPLTNKWWPKWDRRTKLNCILTRHGTAETTKKIKEELDKSGPDPPEHVRKNVLELCRRFNFVWVGKNKVAPLDPDEIEVIMGYSMNHTRGGGIRTTARYQCLGNSFQVDTVAYHLSVLTKLFPGGIKVLSLFSGIGGAEVALHRLGIPLKFVVSVESSETCRNILQSWWKQSNQQGKLIHISDVRDVTHGKLKELLDMSHGFDLVIGGSPCNNLAGRNCCTRDGLYGDQSSLFFDYFRILDLVKKITVY; translated from the exons ATGGTACATTTCAAATTTCATACATACATATCTACATGCATGTATGTGTTTGTTGTTGGActcctctctctccctccctctctctatctctctatctatctctctctccctctctctctctatctctctctctatctctctctctccctctctcctatctctctcccccctctctctccaCAAATATGTTATTTATCTGttattaattttgaatttgtGAAGCAGGCATCAAATGGAGATAGTGAGGAG TCGAGGATTTCCGGCAGCAAGATAAGTGACCGCTTTTTGGAAATGGGATACCCATCTAGAGTTGTGTTTCAGGCAATAGAGGAATATG GTAAAGATGATGAAGAAGCTATATTGAATGCTATTCTCACGTACTTG GCCCTTGAGAATCTTCCTGATGAGGAAAATCACATATCTAATGATCCACATGTCTCTGACTCTGCAATCATTGATACTGAGGACCTCTCGGATGTGAACAGTGTCCTGGAATCTCAG GGACAAAATAAATATATTGAAACTATGAACCTTTTGGAGGATATGGGCTTTCAATATGACGAAGCTTTCACAGCTATTAATAAATGTG ACTTTCAAGTAAGGTTAAATGATGTTGGACAGCCAAGAAATGGAAAGAAGCAAAAACTAGCCATAGAAGAATGGTGGACAAATAGTGGAAAACACATGCAACTAATGACAGGATTTGGAGTTCCTAATGATGGGATCAAAACGGCTCATAGAGAAATCCCAGCCGCAGGGAAGGGGCCTCCATATTTCTATTATGAGAACATGGCTTGTACACCGAAAGGTGTGTGGGAGAAGATGAGCAGATTTCTCTACAAGATTGAGCCAGAATTCGTGGACTCAATGCATTTTTCTGCAGCTGCAAGAAAAAGAGGTTACATTCATAACCTTCCAATTGACGGAAGGTTCGCAATTCTTCCCATCCCGCCATCCACCATACAAGAAGTCCTTCCATTAACAAATAAATGGTGGCCGAAATGGGATCGAAGAACTAAGTTAAATTGCATTCTTACTCGTCATGGGACTGCAGAAACTACCAAGAAGATAAAGGAAGAACTGGATAAATCGGGACCTGATCCTCCTGAACATGTCAGGAAAAATGTGCTTGAACTATGCAGAAGGTTTAACTTTGTTTGGGTCGGAAAGAATAAGGTTGCTCCTCTTGACCCTGATGAGATAGAGGTAATAATGGGATATTCAATGAACCACACAAGAGGTGGTGGGATCAGAACTACTGCTCGATACCAATGCCTTGGCAATTCATTTCAG GTCGACACTGTTGCCTACCATCTTTCTGTCTTGACGAAATTGTTCCCCGGTGGCATCAAGGTACTTTCCTTATTCTCTGGCATTGGTGGAGCTGAAGTTGCTCTACATAGACTTGGTATCCCATTGAAGTTTGTTGTCTCTGTTGAAAGCTCGGAGACCTGTCGAAACATTCTGCAGAGCTGGTGGAAACAAAGTAACCAGCAGGGCAAGCTTATTCACATCTCTGATGTAAGAGATGTAACACATGGTAAGCTGAAGGAGTTACTGGACATGTCTCACGGCTTTGATCTTGTGATTGGCGGAAGCCCATGCAACAACCTTGCTGGAAGAAACTGTTGTACCAGAGATGGGCTATATGGTGATCAATCTTCACTATTTTTCGATTATTTTCGGATTCTTGATCTTGTGAAGAAAATAACTGTGTATTAG
- the LOC141667546 gene encoding DNA (cytosine-5)-methyltransferase DRM2-like isoform X8, giving the protein MVHFKFHTYISTCMYVFVVGLLSLPPSLYLSIYLSLPLSLYLSLYLSLSLSPISLPPLSPQICYLSVINFEFVKQASNGDSEESRISGSKISDRFLEMGYPSRVVFQAIEEYGKDDEEAILNAILTYLALENLPDEENHISNDPHVSDSAIIDTEDLSDVNSVLESQGQNKYIETMNLLEDMGFQYDEAFTAINKCGLETPIEELVEFIDAAKMAKEDDVQDFQVRLNDVGQPRNGKKQKLAIEEWWTNSGKHMQLMTGFGVPNDGIKTAHREIPAAGKGPPYFYYENMACTPKGVWEKMSRFLYKIEPEFVDSMHFSAAARKRGYIHNLPIDGRFAILPIPPSTIQEVLPLTNKWWPKWDRRTKLNCILTRHGTAETTKKIKEELDKSGPDPPEHVRKNVLELCRRFNFVWVGKNKVAPLDPDEIEVIMGYSMNHTRGGGIRTTARYQCLGNSFQVDTVAYHLSVLTKLFPGGIKLGDLSKHSAELVETK; this is encoded by the exons ATGGTACATTTCAAATTTCATACATACATATCTACATGCATGTATGTGTTTGTTGTTGGActcctctctctccctccctctctctatctctctatctatctctctctccctctctctctctatctctctctctatctctctctctccctctctcctatctctctcccccctctctctccaCAAATATGTTATTTATCTGttattaattttgaatttgtGAAGCAGGCATCAAATGGAGATAGTGAGGAG TCGAGGATTTCCGGCAGCAAGATAAGTGACCGCTTTTTGGAAATGGGATACCCATCTAGAGTTGTGTTTCAGGCAATAGAGGAATATG GTAAAGATGATGAAGAAGCTATATTGAATGCTATTCTCACGTACTTG GCCCTTGAGAATCTTCCTGATGAGGAAAATCACATATCTAATGATCCACATGTCTCTGACTCTGCAATCATTGATACTGAGGACCTCTCGGATGTGAACAGTGTCCTGGAATCTCAG GGACAAAATAAATATATTGAAACTATGAACCTTTTGGAGGATATGGGCTTTCAATATGACGAAGCTTTCACAGCTATTAATAAATGTG GTTTAGAAACCCCAATAGAAGAATTGGTGGAGTTTATTGATGCTGCTAAAATGGCCAAGGAAGATGATGTTCAAG ACTTTCAAGTAAGGTTAAATGATGTTGGACAGCCAAGAAATGGAAAGAAGCAAAAACTAGCCATAGAAGAATGGTGGACAAATAGTGGAAAACACATGCAACTAATGACAGGATTTGGAGTTCCTAATGATGGGATCAAAACGGCTCATAGAGAAATCCCAGCCGCAGGGAAGGGGCCTCCATATTTCTATTATGAGAACATGGCTTGTACACCGAAAGGTGTGTGGGAGAAGATGAGCAGATTTCTCTACAAGATTGAGCCAGAATTCGTGGACTCAATGCATTTTTCTGCAGCTGCAAGAAAAAGAGGTTACATTCATAACCTTCCAATTGACGGAAGGTTCGCAATTCTTCCCATCCCGCCATCCACCATACAAGAAGTCCTTCCATTAACAAATAAATGGTGGCCGAAATGGGATCGAAGAACTAAGTTAAATTGCATTCTTACTCGTCATGGGACTGCAGAAACTACCAAGAAGATAAAGGAAGAACTGGATAAATCGGGACCTGATCCTCCTGAACATGTCAGGAAAAATGTGCTTGAACTATGCAGAAGGTTTAACTTTGTTTGGGTCGGAAAGAATAAGGTTGCTCCTCTTGACCCTGATGAGATAGAGGTAATAATGGGATATTCAATGAACCACACAAGAGGTGGTGGGATCAGAACTACTGCTCGATACCAATGCCTTGGCAATTCATTTCAG GTCGACACTGTTGCCTACCATCTTTCTGTCTTGACGAAATTGTTCCCCGGTGGCATCAAG CTCGGAGACCTGTCGAAACATTCTGCAGAGCTGGTGGAAACAAAGTAA